The genomic window CAGCTTCTTCGAGAATGTAATTTCGCGGGAAAACATTTAGACAAAGCAAGATGGCATTGCGGAGAAACTTCATCATCTCAGTCCGCATAGATAAGTCACAGCTGCCACCTAGAAGAGATCCCAAGCTGAAACAGTTGGCACTATCTGATTTCGACAAACATTCATGAACACTTCTCAAGTTTTCTAACATGGAATCTGAAAATGTTTCAAGGCTACTTATTTTCTCACTCCACGACAAACTGTTGCTGGAAGTCCATGGGGAGATATGTGCACCGAAGAAATCAATGAACTGGTATACCAGAGATAAGCGGGCCTCCTTTGAACGTAAGGAAAATAGATATCCATTTATATCTTCATATAGTACAACACTTGAGAGTtgctcttcatcttctccctCACCCATTCCCTCAACACTGGAGAATTCACCTATTAAAGGATGATGGACGGTTAACCACATGCATGTTTACAGTCTTTTAGATAGATTACATGTCAACAATACCATCAAACATATCTATAGAGACTGGAATTTATTTACTAATGACTCTGGAATGACAAAGAAGGCTGAGCGACTAGTCCCAGTTGGACAAAATTCACCCAACAGACACATTTAGACCTTTGTAAgctccaaaagaaaagatgaacaaACAATACAGAGATAATGATGGTAAAGATAGAGATAGATACCAGCTTTCCGAGTAGGCATCCATTGACTGTGATCTCGAGaaacctcttcttcaaacCATTTAACCCAAGTTGATGTATCTTTAACCTCATCACTGGCCGCAGTATTGACATCAATGCCCAATAATTTCAGCATAGCTTCGGTGTCATCTTCAGGTTTGCTATTCTCGTCTTCCATTTCCTCATCCAGACCCTTCCGATCAACATCGACCTCTCCAGTGTTAGCTGAAGCAATATCATCTCCATTTCTACCTGAGACCTGTTCTGTCCAACCTGTCCAACCACCTACTTCATTGTCATCAGAGgattcttctttcaaaattttctgcCTGTTTTCCTCCTCTTTCTCCAGCCACAATAACCATCCAAAAgctccttcttctccaactctaGCACCATTACTGCTCCAAAAGTGCTCAAACAGTCGTAATTTACTCTGTTCAGTTAGCAacaaagatggagaaaagATGCTAAATTCCACTTCGGCTTGAAGTAACGCTGTGGCCAGCTCCTGGTAACCAGCCTGCCACTCAAACCTGCAGAGGCTAACTAGCATATCGACTAGAACGAGTTCCTGTTGGATGGCAGCAGAATCCAATGGTTCAGATGTTGTATCCACCTGCATAATCCAATAAATAGAATTAGACCTTACAATGTCAAACTGCTATTAATGAGAATATCAATAATGCCAGCGATTAAAGATAGTGGGGAAACACCAAACGACTTGTGACAGTAAACAGTACGTAATGAAGTGATTCATCAACCCTTATCAGTTAGCACCATAAAATAAGAACCTGCCTATGTCGCTTGCTGCAAGCAGAAGAAAGAGCCTGGATCGCATAAGAATACAGCCTCCTCACTTCTGATACTTTGAATCTGGAGAACTCCCCTTGAACAACACATAAAAACTCCCTCCATAATTTGTAGCTTGCGGAATTCTGCATAAGTGCCTTTTCCCACCTACTGATTAGTACATCAGCGTTGTCTCTGCTTCGGTATGCCTTGAGCAGAGCAAGCAACAGTTCTTCGCTATCTGGGTTCAGCTCAAAAGCCTTCTCAAGTATACTAATCTTTTTCTCTAAAGTCTGCAGGCGAACTCCTTTCTGAGATTGCATACTTGAAACCTTGTCTTGAAAATCAGCAAATGCCAGCCATGCCTTTGCATCATGGGGACGTTCTCTCGTCACTCTGTTGAACTCCCGTGTTTTATTCAGCACTTCATCCTCCCATGATGCTCCAATCATTGAGTCCTTTGATAAAACATCTTCTTCGTCACTTTCTGGAACAGTCACGTCTTCCTCCAGTGGAATGAAATTATCAAAGGAAGAATCCACAGCTTCACTTGCAGCAGATAAACGAATACGCTTGAAATTCTTGTTGCGTTCCATGGCAGCATGTTTTGCATACCAGTATCGGGTATCAGACTTTGCTCTCCCCTCCAAAGAATCAATATCAATCTCTGTGTCAAGCATAGAACTACGTCGATTCCGCAAATAAAACCTCAGAGAACCTGACCCTGGAACTCTCTGAGAATTGTCAAGTTTATAACGAGGAACATTCATCCTGTATTATGCAAACAGAAGCAAAATTTCAATATCCCTACACTCTTAAAACGCCTTGCACAGAAtacagaaaatgaaaccaaCCATAACTAGACAAATTATAAGCAAAGTACCTGTAAATAGAGCCATAAGCCAGATTATCTGGATCAGGACGAGTGTCCAAGTAATAATCCTTCACAGGTTTCGAATAGTATTCATCAGATTTACGAGAACGAGATTCATCCGAAGCATTATCACTCTtccgtttcttctttttctctcgcTTCCTCTTTACCTTGTCGTCATCAGACTCCAAAgacccttcttcttcaaccaaattataaacccTAGCCTGATTAGCTAAACCGATATTTCCATCAGctcctccttcttcatcttcgtcgtCTCCAGCCTCGACCTCGGATGAGGAAGGAGCCGTCGAAGCGGCAGCGTTGATGACAGAGAGATCCGTAGTGAAGCTAGCGTTGCGAAGCCATTGAGGAGCATTCGAAATAGCTGAGATGGAGTTCGCCGAAGTAGGGAAGACGGGGAACAAGCCGCCTGTAGTTACCTGTGCTCCGTCGCCGTCTTCTGGTGTATTCGACATTACATCCAccggaaaaaacaaaaccgattctgtattttttttgtgccGCTATATATTTCTGCCAAGGATCGTGAATACTGAATAGGCCTAATTATTGGGcctatataaataattaatgggCTCTATTAACATTGAAAGAATTTACTCATTGTTTAATGTTCAACAACattcgaatttgaattcgaAACTACATAACCGgtaaatatttattgattaattattacgccatatttaattttactcGTTAATTCGTTATGAAAAAGTACAGCaaaaagtataaaaaccaCGTGCAATATTGTAaagaataaactaaaatttgtgATAAATTTAGGACAGTCTAATAAAAATTGGCAAAAGTGtcattttgcttttttatttcCCACCAAAACTAATGATTTTCCATGGATCCAAAGGTAAACACATTTTGGAGAAGGTAAACACATTTGTTTTGGAGAATTCCTTCAGGCGTAAATATTGCTTTTAGCGGTAAAAGAGGCTCAATCGTGGCAGGAAGCTCAATTCGAGCTCCATAGTGAAAGTCATGGTTCTTTGTCTATAGATAATCGAATTCGGGTGAGGGATGTATCACAAGATACAACTTTTTCTGGCTATCGGTGTTTTATTGATGGATCTTGGAAAGCAAGTGACCAGTTCTCAGGAACAGGATGGTTCTGTCTATCATCTCTTGGAGAGTCGCCAACCATGGGAGCCGTCAACGTTCGTAGAAGCCTATCTCCTCTACATACCGAAATGGAAGCTCTTCTTTGGGCGATGAAGTGCATGATTGGAGCAGATAACCAGAACGTAGCTTTCTTTACAGACTGTTCATGTCACGTATGTAAACAATATCCCGGATTGactcttttgagttttaatttatatcggttgaaaaaaaaaaaaaaaaaaagataaacacatttaataaaaataaacgaaaaaataaaataaaaattggcaTTATTATTTGCGCATTGGTGGCGTTGATAATGGGATGTCCAAGGAGGAGGGAAGCGCCGGGATTGCAGCATAAGCAAATTTAttaagacgaagaagaagaagctccatTAGATTTTGCagaacaaatcaaaagaaCTTCAACAAGGAATATTGCAAGAAATTGATTGAAGCTGCTCGAATTAGATCTGTAAGTGAAAATGATTGCTCGACTTCGAATTCtgggttttttgttttgttttttatgggGTAATATTCATGAGAGAAGGAGAATATGCTTTTGTTAGGGTTCTGTCTAACGAATTTTCGTACTAGTCACTAAGTTGCttaattttatctttctgggtttttgtttggagGGAGGAATTATTTGAGATTCGAAGAAATAAATCATGGAGTTTCTGTTTGTGTAAATGTTTCTCAGGTTTTgtgaaaatttgtttctagAGATTTGGGGAAATGGAGGATTCGAGCTCTATCGATTcgattttggaatttttgcGGAAGAATCATTTTATGAGAGCTGAAGCTGCGTTGATTAGTGAGCTTTCTAAGAAACCAAGTTCAAATGGGTCTCTTCAAAAGCTTAACTTTGAGGATAATTGTGTGAGCAAGTTGTTggataagaagaagcaagGCGGGAGTAGCCAAGCATTGGGTCTTCACAACGATAGTCACATTTCTGATGAATTGGTTGTGAAAGAGATACAATGTGGAGCTGCCAATAACTTACACGAGAGTAATCTTATGAATGATGTTTCTGTTCAGACACAAAGTGGTAATGCAGATTTTTGGGAGGAGAGATTCACGTTTGCTGAAGGATTTGAGGATACCGAGCTCGATTTACCTCCCTGGAACCATACCTCTACTGATATTGTAGCTGACTCTGAGGAATACAGTATCAATCCAAGTAAAAGAGGCTTTGTGAATCCACGGAGTTCAAAGCAATCAAGTCATGAAAAGGTTCCTGAACCTGGTAAAAGCAATAAAGTGGTTGTGGAAGacgtcttctcttcttttgagaAGATACGGACTGGAAGCTCTAGCCAGGTATCTCAGTATGACCATGGCAAAGCATGTCAATCTCTGGAAGTTGATAATAAGGTTGGGAACTCTGCAATACAAGAAGGATTCGTCACCACGTCATGGTCAAGAAGCGAAGAGAACATTGGTGCTTCACCAGACCATTGGAAGGATTGTTCTGTTACAACTGTTTTTCCGTTGTCCAAAGGAAGCACGTCAACAAAAGATAATGGTGTAGCCATTTTAGATAAATGGCAAGGAAAGAAACTGGTTGGCGCGAGTGATTCCAGGATTCTTATCAAGGAGCAGGAAGATGATGTGGCAACAGCGCTATACCTTGGGAAGTCACAGTCTGGTTATGAACATAAGATTCCAAGCAGCTTAGCATTTTCGCTGGCTCATGATGCTCCGAGGGAAGATTTACCTAGACTGCCACATGTAAAAATCAAGTCAGAGGATAAACTAATGAACTTTACTTGGGAAGAAAAACACGAGCGAGACATATTGGACGAGAAGCTGATTAATACTGATAATGCTTTCCTATTAGGCTCTTATCTAGATGTTCCTATTGGACAAGAAATAAATTCATCAGGTTAGTTGACATGATGATGGCTACCATCCAAATCTTAAAACTTTATGTTCTGTATGAGTAAATTATGTTACCATTGGCTAGCTTTTGCGTAcaccttttcttttgttttttgcaaCCTATAACTTACCTTTTCTATTGTGATGGTGTCATAGGTGGCAAAATGGCTGGTGGAGGAAACTGGTTGTCTGTAAGTCACGGAATAGCAGACGATGCATCTGACTTGATTTTTGGCTTTGGCGATGGCTTAGGTGCTCTCAATGAACATTCAAATGAGTATTGGGACTCTGATGAATatgacgacgatgatgatgttggTTACATTAGGCAACCAATTGAGGATGAGGCATGGTTTTTGGGTCACGAAGTCGACTATCCTAGTGATAATGAGAAAGGCACAGAGCACGGAAGTGTTCCTGATACGCAGGATAAAAGTCAAACCaagaatgatgatgatcattcATTTGCCGAGGAGGATTCTTATTTCTCCGGTGAGCAATATGTACTCGCTAAAGGCATTGAGCCAGTTACTGCTTCCAATGATCCGATGGGTCTCTCAATGACTGAAACATACAGCACGACCAAGCAAGCTGATTTGGTTGCTCGATATGACGGGCAATTGATGGATGCAGAGGAGCTAAGTTTGATGGACACTGAACCTGTGTGGAAGGGATTTGTCAGCCATGAAAATGATGtaattttgttgaagaaagGGAAAGTCGAGGACAACTCTGGTAGAATCTGTCGGAAGGATATCCGCGCAGAAGATGATCGAAATGCTGCAGTTAGGTCAATTGGTGTAGGAATGAGCGATGATGTTGATGACAATGGGAGTATAATACCTGAATACTTTCCTGGAGAAGGTAGTGAATGGGATCTGGAGCTCCTTCCTTATCGCGGAGTTGGAGTTGCTGGTGTTAAGCCTCCACCTGGTAAAGGTGCGAGTATGCTGCTTAAAAACTTTGCAGATGGTGGATTCTCATTTCCCTCTCCAGTAGCTGATAGACAGAAGTCCCAGGATGATTCTGCAAACCCTGAATGGTCAAACCATTGCGATGCTGTTGTGAGAAATGAAAGTGATGAACCAAAGGGGCTAATCCAGTCCGATAGCATGATTGTCTCTTCGACAAAAAGATGCAGTGGCTCTTCTTCTGAAAGAAATTTAAGAGACATGGATGATGAAAAGGTTGCGAGTTCAAGAAATTCTTCCCCATCCGCACTCTCCCATAGTTCTGATACTGGGAGAGagcacaaagaagaagatgaggaagaaactAGTCATGGGCCTGAAGAAGATCCTGGGACCTCGTTCGAGGATGAGGATGCCATCGTGGTCCAAGAGCAAGTAAGACAGATTCAAGCCCAAGAGCAGGATTTTGAGACCTTCAACCTGAAGATTGTTCACAGGAAAAATAGGTCTGTTCCCTTACAATATCGTGGTTTATTATGTATTAAATGATGTTTCGTACACATTTTGTTTAGAAGGGGGATGAAGTCTGTCCCGAATCTTGTGAACCCTCAggaaatttatttgtttcttctatttgtcTTCTGTTGCCCAGGACTGGTTTTGAGGAGGATAAGAACTTCCATGTGGTTTTGAATTCTGTCATTGCTGGTCGTTACCATGTCACTGAGCATCTTGGATCAGCAGCTTTTAGCAAAGCAATACAAGCACATGACCTCCACACCGGCATTGATGTTTGTGTAAAGATCATAAAGAACAACAAAGACTTTTTTGATCAAAGCCTTGATGAGATCAAACTTCTCAAGTATGTCAACCAGCATGATCCTGCTGACAAATATCATCTCCTTCGACTGTATGACTACTTCTACTTCCGGGTAAGTAGATAGATGCAGAAttgtatctttttcttttcaacacCGGGTGGATATTCTGCTGCTTTGGTGCTATGATGTATCAATTGTTCGATTCAGTAAAGAACATGGGACGTGAGCCTACATCATGATGCCATTGACTGTGATTAATTGGAATCTCAGTTTTGCAGGAGCACCTGTTAATAGTATGTGAACTTCTCAAGGCAAACTTGTATGAGTTCCAAAAGTTTAATAGGGAATCAGGGGGAGAGGTTTATTTCACTATGCCAAGATTGCAGGTTAGCCAACATCTTTACTACTCATCAGTTTTATGTATGTTTTCACTgctctctcattttcttctaaatcaaaatattgtgCAGTCAATTACTATCCAGTGCTTGGAAGCATTGAACTTTCTGCATGGTCTCGGCCTTATACACTGCGACTTAAAACCTGAAAACATACTAATCAAAAGCTACAGCAGATGCGAAATCAAAGTTATTGATCTGGGAAGTAGCTGTTTTGAGACAGATCATCTTTGCTCCTATGTCCAGTCTAGATCCTACCGTGCTCCAGAAGTCATTCTTGGGCTTCCATATGATAAAAAGATAGATATCTGGTCACTTGGCTGCATTTTGGCAGAACTATGTACCGGCAATGTAAGTTCCAGCATCGATGATACCAGTTAAAAgctttataattatataatccaCTAAGCTAGCTAGGACCCTATAATGTAACTTGCGTCTGCTTTTGCAGGTTCTTTTCCAAAATGATTCTCCGGCTACTTTACTTGCAAGGGTCATCGGTATAATCGGATCAATTGACCAAGAAATGCTTGCCAAAGGACGTGATACATGCAAGTACTTCACCAAAAATCATTTACTATATGAGAGGAACCAGGTGCGTattgaaaaaccaaaaagaaagaaaactttactATATAGTGCGGCTCACAGCTATTACTCAAGCAATTTGTAATGGTTGTTGAATCTGATTTCAAACTAATGTAATGGGTTTGTGTTTCTAATACCTCAGGAGAGTAACAATTTGGAGTACCTAATACCGAAAAAGTCATCGCTAAGGCGTAGACTACCAATGGGTGACCAAGGCTTCATAGACTTTGTGGCATACTTGCTCCAAGTTGATCCAAAGAAACGCCCGTCTGCATTTGAAGCTCTTAAGCATCCTTGGTTGACTTATCCCTACGAACCCATATCTGCCTGATTCTGTAGGTGCAACAAAAGCAGAATGGATGAGAGCTAgtcaaggaagaagatgatggtttgtttttcagacattgttttttgttgaaaagtCTGCTGAGAGTGAAATCTTTCAGACCTTGttgtatattaatttgatGTGTGACTATTGCTCATTTGGTCTCAGCATTTTGTTTCACTGGTAGCTTGTGAAATATAGTCCCTTCTTCGATTTTGCTTTTGCCACATGCTTTGGGTATTTGATTATATGATTGTAGCCGGTGATATTTTGCAGCTAATTTTTCGTTTACGAGAGTGAACAATCCTACAACTACTAGTACTAATGACAAGCCACTCTTtctgaaatatattttgttataccatcaatataaataaaatatcaagaaaaaattaaaaccttATTACCGCCAAATGGTCTAAATCAAAACCTTATTACCATATAAGTGCAAAGAATAAGACTTGCGCTTAGCAGACAATATTTCTCTTGTGTTCCACAAGGCGTTTCCAATACTTAGTGATATCCTCCAAGGACATCTTGGCAGTCTTCACTTtaacttc from Arabidopsis thaliana chromosome 3, partial sequence includes these protein-coding regions:
- a CDS encoding uncharacterized protein (unknown protein; FUNCTIONS IN: molecular_function unknown; INVOLVED IN: biological_process unknown; LOCATED IN: cellular_component unknown; EXPRESSED IN: 23 plant structures; EXPRESSED DURING: 13 growth stages; CONTAINS InterPro DOMAIN/s: Protein of unknown function DUF1740 (InterPro:IPR013633); BEST Arabidopsis thaliana protein match is: unknown protein (TAIR:AT3G17712.1); Has 409 Blast hits to 335 proteins in 133 species: Archae - 1; Bacteria - 0; Metazoa - 140; Fungi - 188; Plants - 42; Viruses - 0; Other Eukaryotes - 38 (source: NCBI BLink).); the encoded protein is MSNTPEDGDGAQVTTGGLFPVFPTSANSISAISNAPQWLRNASFTTDLSVINAAASTAPSSSEVEAGDDEDEEGGADGNIGLANQARVYNLVEEEGSLESDDDKVKRKREKKKKRKSDNASDESRSRKSDEYYSKPVKDYYLDTRPDPDNLAYGSIYRMNVPRYKLDNSQRVPGSGSLRFYLRNRRSSMLDTEIDIDSLEGRAKSDTRYWYAKHAAMERNKNFKRIRLSAASEAVDSSFDNFIPLEEDVTVPESDEEDVLSKDSMIGASWEDEVLNKTREFNRVTRERPHDAKAWLAFADFQDKVSSMQSQKGVRLQTLEKKISILEKAFELNPDSEELLLALLKAYRSRDNADVLISRWEKALMQNSASYKLWREFLCVVQGEFSRFKVSEVRRLYSYAIQALSSACSKRHRQVDTTSEPLDSAAIQQELVLVDMLVSLCRFEWQAGYQELATALLQAEVEFSIFSPSLLLTEQSKLRLFEHFWSSNGARVGEEGAFGWLLWLEKEEENRQKILKEESSDDNEVGGWTGWTEQVSGRNGDDIASANTGEVDVDRKGLDEEMEDENSKPEDDTEAMLKLLGIDVNTAASDEVKDTSTWVKWFEEEVSRDHSQWMPTRKAGEFSSVEGMGEGEDEEQLSSVVLYEDINGYLFSLRSKEARLSLVYQFIDFFGAHISPWTSSNSLSWSEKISSLETFSDSMLENLRSVHECLSKSDSANCFSLGSLLGGSCDLSMRTEMMKFLRNAILLCLNVFPRNYILEEAVLVAEELFVTNMKTCEVATMPCQALAKRLLKSDRQDLLLCGVYAQREAASGNMKHARRVFDMALTSICGLPKELQCNTPLLCLWYAESEVANSSGSGRDTESSSRAMHILCYLGSGLAYSPYTSQSSSMQILRARQGFREKLKKIQSTWSHGVTDDQSAALVCSAALFEELTNDLPGALEILEHMFSSVLPGRKSQSHQLELLFNYYVRMLQRHQDDLTLSQLWKPISEGLQLYPLNPELYRALVDICNHRMTSHKLRMMFDDYSRKNSSVVVWLFALSYELSKGGSSHRIRGLFERALAQDTQNNSVILWRCYIAYEIDIADNPSAARRIYFRAINACPWSKKLWLDGFGKLGSVLTAKEMSDLQEVMRDKELNIRTDIYEILLMQG
- a CDS encoding Protein kinase superfamily protein (Protein kinase superfamily protein; FUNCTIONS IN: protein serine/threonine kinase activity, protein kinase activity, kinase activity, ATP binding; INVOLVED IN: protein amino acid phosphorylation; LOCATED IN: cytosol, plasma membrane; EXPRESSED IN: 23 plant structures; EXPRESSED DURING: 15 growth stages; CONTAINS InterPro DOMAIN/s: Protein kinase, catalytic domain (InterPro:IPR000719), Serine/threonine-protein kinase domain (InterPro:IPR002290), Serine/threonine-protein kinase-like domain (InterPro:IPR017442), Protein kinase-like domain (InterPro:IPR011009), Serine/threonine-protein kinase, active site (InterPro:IPR008271); BEST Arabidopsis thaliana protein match is: Protein kinase superfamily protein (TAIR:AT1G73460.1); Has 90043 Blast hits to 88641 proteins in 3072 species: Archae - 93; Bacteria - 10357; Metazoa - 34146; Fungi - 11944; Plants - 15915; Viruses - 393; Other Eukaryotes - 17195 (source: NCBI BLink).) yields the protein MEDSSSIDSILEFLRKNHFMRAEAALISELSKKPSSNGSLQKLNFEDNCVSKLLDKKKQGGSSQALGLHNDSHISDELVVKEIQCGAANNLHESNLMNDVSVQTQSGNADFWEERFTFAEGFEDTELDLPPWNHTSTDIVADSEEYSINPSKRGFVNPRSSKQSSHEKVPEPGKSNKVVVEDVFSSFEKIRTGSSSQVSQYDHGKACQSLEVDNKVGNSAIQEGFVTTSWSRSEENIGASPDHWKDCSVTTVFPLSKGSTSTKDNGVAILDKWQGKKLVGASDSRILIKEQEDDVATALYLGKSQSGYEHKIPSSLAFSLAHDAPREDLPRLPHVKIKSEDKLMNFTWEEKHERDILDEKLINTDNAFLLGSYLDVPIGQEINSSGGKMAGGGNWLSVSHGIADDASDLIFGFGDGLGALNEHSNEYWDSDEYDDDDDVGYIRQPIEDEAWFLGHEVDYPSDNEKGTEHGSVPDTQDKSQTKNDDDHSFAEEDSYFSGEQYVLAKGIEPVTASNDPMGLSMTETYSTTKQADLVARYDGQLMDAEELSLMDTEPVWKGFVSHENDVILLKKGKVEDNSGRICRKDIRAEDDRNAAVRSIGVGMSDDVDDNGSIIPEYFPGEGSEWDLELLPYRGVGVAGVKPPPGKGASMLLKNFADGGFSFPSPVADRQKSQDDSANPEWSNHCDAVVRNESDEPKGLIQSDSMIVSSTKRCSGSSSERNLRDMDDEKVASSRNSSPSALSHSSDTGREHKEEDEEETSHGPEEDPGTSFEDEDAIVVQEQVRQIQAQEQDFETFNLKIVHRKNRTGFEEDKNFHVVLNSVIAGRYHVTEHLGSAAFSKAIQAHDLHTGIDVCVKIIKNNKDFFDQSLDEIKLLKYVNQHDPADKYHLLRLYDYFYFREHLLIVCELLKANLYEFQKFNRESGGEVYFTMPRLQSITIQCLEALNFLHGLGLIHCDLKPENILIKSYSRCEIKVIDLGSSCFETDHLCSYVQSRSYRAPEVILGLPYDKKIDIWSLGCILAELCTGNVLFQNDSPATLLARVIGIIGSIDQEMLAKGRDTCKYFTKNHLLYERNQESNNLEYLIPKKSSLRRRLPMGDQGFIDFVAYLLQVDPKKRPSAFEALKHPWLTYPYEPISA